In Phoenix dactylifera cultivar Barhee BC4 chromosome 11, palm_55x_up_171113_PBpolish2nd_filt_p, whole genome shotgun sequence, the following are encoded in one genomic region:
- the LOC103711912 gene encoding probable cellulose synthase A catalytic subunit 5 [UDP-forming] gives MEASAGLVAGSHNRNELVVIRREGESGPKPLQQLSGQICQICGDDVGLTTDGELFVACNECAFPICRTCYEYERREGNQVCPQCKTRLKRLKGCARVAGDEEEDDIDDLENEFNFTGGDKNDMQYMAEAMLQGHMSYGRGGDVDMPQVVHTMPQVPLLTNGQMVDDIPPEQHALVPSFMGGGGKRIHPLPFADPGLPVQPRSMDPSKDLAAYGYGSVAWKERMESWKQKQEKMHARNDNRGKDWDNDGDGPDLPLMDEARQPLSRKLPLPSSQINPYRMIIIIRLVVLGFFFHYRITNPTPDAYPLWLTSVICEIWFAISWILDQFPKWIPIERETYLDRLSLRYEKEGQPSQLAAIDIFVSTVDPLKEPPLVTANTVLSILAVDYPVDKVSCYVSDDGAAMLTFEALSETSEFAKKWVPFCKKFNIEPRAPEWYFQQKIDYLKDKVLPSFVKERRAMKREYEEFKVRINALVAKAQKVPEEGWTMQDGTLWPGNNVRDHPGMIQVFLGQSGGHDMEGNELPRLVYVSREKRPGFNHHKKAGAMNALVRVSAVLTNAPYLLNLDCDHYINNSKALRESMCFMMDPLVGKKVCYVQFPQRFDGIDRHDRYANRNIVFFDINMKGLDGIQGPIYVGTGCVFRRLSLYGYDAPKSKKPPTRTCNCWPKWCCCGCCCSGRRKKKSTKAKQEKKKKGLFRRRDNQAPAFSLEGVEEGIEGIGSEKSILSEQKLEKKFGQSPVFVASTLLENGGTLKSATPASLLKEAIHVISCGYEDKTDWGKEVGWIYGSVTEDILTGFKMHCHGWRSIYCVPDRPAFKGSAPLNLSDRLHQVLRWALGSVEIFLSRHCPLWYGYGGGLKWLERLSYINATVYPWTSIPLLAYCTLPAVCLLTGKFITAELSNVASLWFLSLFICIFATSILEMRWSGIGIADWWRNEQFWVIGGVSSHLFAVFQGLLKVLAGIDTNFTVTSKAGDDEQFSELYTFKWTTLLIPPTTLLIVNIIGVVAGVSNAINNGYESWGPLFGKLFFAFWVIVHLYPFLKGLVGRQNRTPTIIIVWSILLASIFSLLWVRIDPFLAKSDGPVLEECGLDCN, from the exons ATGGAGGCTAGCGCTGGTCTAGTCGCCGGCTCTCACAACAGGAACGAGCTAGTCGTCATCCGCCGCGAGGGGGAATCGGGG CCGAAGCCGTTGCAGCAGCTCAGTGGCCAAATCTGCCAGATTTGTGGCGATGATGTCGGCCTCACCACCGACGGCGAGCTCTTCGTTGCCTGCAATGAGTGTGCATTTCCTATCTGCCGGACTTGCTATGAGTACGAGCGCCGGGAGGGGAATCAGGTTTGTCCCCAGTGCAAGACCAGACTCAAGCGTCTCAAAG GGTGTGCTCGAGTTGCCGGCgatgaggaagaggatgacATCGATGATCTTGAGAACGAGTTTAATTTCACCGGAGGGGATAAGAATGACATGCAGTACATGGCTGAAGCCATGTTGCAGGGCCACATGAGCTATGGCCGAGGGGGTGATGTAGATATGCCTCAAGTTGTTCACACAATGCCTCAAGTCCCTCTGCTCACCAATGGCCAGATG GTTGATGATATTCCTCCGGAACAGCATGCTCTCGTCCCTTCTTTCATGGGTGGTGGAGGAAAGAGGATTCACCCACTTCCTTTTGCAGATCCCGGTCTTCCAG TGCAACCCCGATCCATGGATCCTTCTAAGGATCTGGCTGCTTATGGCTATGGAAGTGTGGCATGGAAGGAGAGGATGGAGAGTTGGAAGcagaagcaagagaaaatgcACGCGAGGAACGATAACCGTGGTAAAGATTGGGATAATGATGGCGATGGGCCAGATCTACCACT AATGGATGAAGCTAGACAACCATTATCGAGAAAGCTACCCCTTCCTTCCAGCCAAATCAACCCATACAGAATGATTATCATAATCCGGCTGGTAGTCCTGGGCTTCTTCTTTCATTACCGAATCACGAATCCTACTCCTGATGCATATCCATTGTGGCTCACATCTGTGATCTGTGAAATCTGGTTTGCTATTTCATGGATTCTTGACCAATTCCCAAAGTGGATCCCAATTGAAAGGGAAACTTATCTTGACAGACTGTCATTAAG GTATGAGAAGGAAGGCCAGCCTTCCCAACTAGCTGCAATTGACATATTCGTGAGTACAGTGGATCCTCTGAAGGAGCCGCCTCTGGTCACAGCAAATACTGTTCTCTCCATTCTTGCAGTTGACTACCCAGTTGACAAAGTATCTTGCTATGTTTCTGATGATGGGGCTGCGATGCTGACATTTGAAGCATTATCAGAGACATCTGAATTTGCGAAGAAATGGGTCCCTTTCTGTAAGAAATTCAATATTGAGCCTCGAGCACCAGAATGGTATTTCCAGCAGAAGATAGATTATCTGAAGGATAAAGTCTTACCATCATTTGTTAAGGAACGGAGAGCGATGAAG AGAGAATATGAGGAATTCAAGGTACGAATCAATGCTTTGGTTGCAAAAGCTCAAAAGGTTCCTGAAGAAGGGTGGACAATGCAGGATGGAACTCTTTGGCCTGGAAATAATGTTCGTGATCATCCAGGAATGATTCAG GTCTTTTTGGGCCAAAGTGGTGGGcatgatatggaaggaaacgaATTACCACGCTTGGTTTACGTCTCTAGAGAAAAAAGGCCAGGGTTCAATCACCACAAGAAGGCTGGTGCTATGAATGCTCTG GTTAGAGTCTCTGCTGTACTCACAAATGCACCTTATTTGTTGAACTTGGATTGCGACCATTACATCAACAACAGCAAGGCCCTAAGAGAGTCAATGTGTTTCATGATGGATCCTTTAGTGGGAAAGAAAGTATGTTATGTGCAATTCCCACAGAGGTTCGATGGTATTGATCGACATGATCGATATGCTAACCGAAACATAGTGTTCTTTGAT ATCAATATGAAAGGTCTGGATGGTATTCAAGGGCCAATTTATGTCGGAACTGGATGTGTTTTCAGAAGACTGTCACTTTATGGTTATGATGCTCCAAAATCCAAGAAGCCACCAACAAGGACTTGCAACTGCTGGCCAAAGTGGTGCTGCTGTGGGTGCTGTTGCtctggaaggaggaagaagaagagcacgAAAGCTaaacaggaaaagaaaaagaagggtttATTTAGGAGAAGAGACAATCAAGCACCTGCATTTTCTTTGGAGGGAGTTGAAGAGGGAATTGAAG GAATCGGGAGTGAAAAATCAATTCTGTCTGAACAAAAGTTGGAGAAGAAGTTTGGACAGTCTCCCGTTTTTGTAGCTTCCACTCTCCTTGAGAATGGTGGGACACTGAAAAGTGCTACTCCAGCATCACTACTGAAGGAAGCTATCCATGTCATTAGCTGTGGCTATGAAGACAAAACAGACTGGGGAAAAGAG GTTGGCTGGATCTATGGCTCAGTCACAGAAGATATATTGACTGGCTTTAAAATGCACTGTCATGGATGGCGGTCGATCTACTGCGTACCAGACAGACCTGCATTTAAAGGTTCTGCGCCCCTCAATCTTTCTGATCGTCTTCACCAAGTTCTTAGGTGGGCCCTTGGGTCTGTGGAAATTTTCTTGAGCAGACATTGCCCTCTCTGGTATGGATATGGGGGTGGGTTAAAATGGCTGGAGCGCCTATCATACATAAATGCAACTGTTTATCCTTGGACATCAATCCCCCTTCTGGCTTACTGTACCTTACCCGCCGTCTGCTTGCTTACCGGGAAATTTATCACTGCAGAG CTTAGCAATGTTGCTAGCCTGTGGTTTCTGTCGCTTTTCATATGCATCTTTGCAACAAGCATCCTGGAAATGAGGTGGAGTGGTATTGGCATTGCCGACTGGTGGAGAAATGAGCAGTTTTGGGTTATTGGAGGCGTTTCTTCGCATCTCTTCGCTGTGTTCCAGGGTCTTTTGAAGGTCCTTGCTGGTATAGATACCAACTTCACGGTGACATCGAAGGCTGGTGATGATGAACAGTTTTCAGAGCTCTACACATTTAAATGGACCACACTGCTTATCCCTCCTACCACGCTTCTTATCGTAAACATCATTGGTGTGGTAGCTGGTGTCTCAAATGCGATAAACAATGGATACGAATCTTGGGGACCTCTATTTGGCAAGCTCTTCTTCGCATTCTGGGTGATTGTCCACCTTTATCCTTTCCTCAAAGGTCTGGTTGGTCGGCAAAACAGAACGCCTACAATAATCATTGTCTGGTCCATTCTCCTTGCTTCCATCTTCTCTCTATTGtgggtccggattgatccattCCTGGCGAAGTCAGATGGCCCTGTTCTGGAGGAGTGTGGATTAGACTGTAACTAA